Sequence from the Prionailurus bengalensis isolate Pbe53 chromosome A3, Fcat_Pben_1.1_paternal_pri, whole genome shotgun sequence genome:
ATTAAATggatatttactttcttttcattttatttattttagagagaaagtgagcatgagtgggggaggggtaagagagggggcagaaggaaagagagaagcaggctccacactgagcatggatcaaggggctcaatcccatgacactggaatcatgacttgagtcgaaatcgggagttggacacccaattgactgagccacccaggcaccccttatgtcTCTTGagtctaaatttttatttttgaagttctaACAAAACATTTGTGTGAAGGTACCAAGACAGACGATTGTTTTAAACACAAAGCATGCTAAAGATAGTCATTGCCCGCAGACTGTGTTTGTGCTGACACTGGAAACATATGAAAGTAAATCACTAAGAGGAATTCATTTCCTTCTACAAGATAAAATCAACTTCATTACAGAATATTACAGTGATTTAGACCCAAAATGTGAAGTGGTACTGGAAGAGATATTTCAAGTGTGTaatatttcccttttctccaaattaGGAATGGCTTTCAAAAGGACATGGAGAATACAGAGAAATACCTAGTGAGAGAGACTTTTTTCAAGAAGTCAAGGAGAGTAAAAAAGTGGTTTGCCATTTCTACAGGGACTCCACGTTCAGGTAACTTTGTTTCCatcagtgactttttaaaattttatttatttttgttaatgtttgtttatttttgagggagagtgaacGCAAGTGGAGAGtgaggagagcaagagagaggggcacagaggatccgaagcagactctgcactgatagcagcaagcccaatgcagggcttgagctcacgaactgtgagatcatgacctaagctgaagttggacactcaactgactgatcacctaggtgccccaaatgaatttttaaaaatatgatgagATCTTTGAATAGAGATATACTACTAACAtaatagagaaattaagaaaaataagaggaaCTGCTTCTTAAGTTCTTTGTACTTGTGTACAAGTCTCCATTAAACAGttgttattttgaagattaatgTAAAACCTGTGAtacaaaaaagtataaatgaacaTTATTGAAATTCAAGATTATTTCCACGGAACTAGCTATTTTCTGAATTATATTTCCACTagataactttaaaaacatcTAAGAAACATAcatgtaaattttctttttgtcaacacaagaattatttatttatttatttattttggtgctgTTATGATACAGGTGTGATGTGGGGAGTGGGGGCCAACACTTTGAACACCAGCCTTGAATTCACTCCTTAGCTAGCAACTCATGGGGAGACAATGGTTTGGCCAAGCCTTTCACTAGAAGCATCGCTGGGACTCCCAGCCTTGGCCGAAAGCAGAGGAAAGTGATTTATGTTAGAGGGGCCAGGTCTGCAAGCCTCTCTATGGAGGCAGAGTCCTTGTACAATGAAAATACCCCTAGAAGAGATTATCTCTTAACTCAGAGGACtcatgcctttctttcttttaacccCAAAATTTGATTAGTTGCCAACTTTTAGAAATTGAGAGATAACAGTTTTTTTAATCcagatttcagaattttaaaaaaatcgaATTAACTTAATAGCAAACCTAGAATTCAGTATGAAAGCAGTTTGCTAATACTGAAGATCAACTGCCTCCCTCAGACAGATATACACTCCAGTGTAGAGTCTCCATCATTCACTGTTGTCTCAgccctgccctcttccctcaTTTCAGTAACCCACCCAACCCTTCTCTTAAACTCACCACCCAGTAACTTGGttattaattaacatttttcatgGATTGATTGCCTGGGATTTGTGGACTAaggtaataaaaaggaaagaaaatgttgagaTTGTGAAATCTGTAAGGGAAAGTGGGAaggaattaggaaagaaaagaatatcagAGAAACCTTCTGCCACCATGGTACTCTATCATCTCCCATTGGCACACATTTCTCAAGTTGCCAACTTCTGACATATATGATGAGGTGATTTGTTAATATGATATTACTCTCTAAGATTGATATTATATGATGTTTATTAGATGTATTTGTCCACTAAATTGTTAGGTTTGTGAAAGCAGAGAGTTTGCCTCTATTGTGGTTAACTGTGCTCCCCAAGTTCCTAGCCTTAGAGCAGCAATGGCTGacaacacatagtaggtgctcagtaaatatatttGATGGGGGTATAAACAGTGCAATACCAGGAGTACTTAccttcaaaacaaatgaaaaataaggcgtgcctggctgacccagtcagtagagcatctaaCTTGATCTTGGtgtcttgagttcaagtccaacattgggtatagagattgctttaaaaaaaattaaaaaaaaaaaaaagagagtgcctgagtaactcagtcagttaagcatccaactcttgatctcagttcaagtcttaatcttacagttcgtgagatcgagccctgcatcgggctctgcttttagcacagagatctctctgtctctccctctctctcaaataaactttaaaagaaaagaaaaatcaaagatcaaaatgttttatatatagatCTGATATAGGTATCAaagttcttggcacatagtaggctgGATACTTGATGTGTAAAATCCTGGAACATTAACAATGACCCTTTCAGGTAAGTAGGTGTAATTCCAGTGCTTTATGTGTGGAGACCAAGACTTGGAGAAATTAAGTGACTCACCTAATGTCACTCATCTCCTAAATGATAGAAGAGGATTTAAACCCAGGATTTAAGCCTAATGCTGTTTTAACTACACCATGATTGCTGcttctgggttttaaaaaaatggattaatttAAAATAGGTTCCATATAACTCCAGTAAAACCATGGAGTTGATTTATCTACAAGTTTTCAAGAACATATTTCTCATATAATGGTTCATTTATCATTTGTGCTTCATTCAGAAACTAATTATTAATTTGTTCTCTCCTACCATTTTTCACTAGTCTCATTGCTATACTACATGGgtgatatatgaaaagatactttCACAGGTAAAGTGATGAGGCATCCAGGTTACCAGAAACTTGCTGGACCCAATCCTAATTCAGGAATAAGTACACCAAGAAGTGCCCAGAAAGCCTGCTAATAACAACTATGAAACATTTGATGTCTTCATCATCtaaagcagtagttctcaaactttatgGGGCATGGGAGTCACCTGCCTATTTCCCAGCTCCACTCCCAGAAAATTTTGGTTCAtctatatgttttaaaagttaattttaataaatacctgTGGTTAAAAACTATTGCtcaaggggtccctgggtggctcagtcagttaagtgtctgactgtggctcaggtcatgatctcatgagttcaagtcccacatcgggctctctactgtcagcacagagcccacttcagatcctctttccccgtctctttctgcccttctcctgcctcaaaaataaacattaaaaaaataaaaagaactgctCAAGAAGATTATTATTAAGAGTAGTCTTTTTTAGGAACCCTAGAGGATTGAccaatttaaaatgcattttaacttacagaaaatgtcatttccatttttcttttcaaaagaaggtGGCTTAATAAAAGTTACTCctggtatttttcatttctttagaacCTTATGACCATATTTATAGCCCTTAaccttatgctttttttttttttaattttttaaaatatttatttatttttgagagagagagagagagagagagagatggcatgagcaggggcagggcagagagagagggagacagaatctgaagcaggctccaggctctgagctgtcagcacagagcccgatgcagggctcaaactcacaaactgaaatcatgacctgagccgaagtcagacacttaaccaactgagccacccaggcgccccttaaccttATGCTTCTTAATGAAAGTTGCACAATTGGGAGAGTTCTTTCTCAATGACACCATTCAGTCTTAGTGACTTCCAAATAAGGCACTGTATATACATTTCGGATTCTGAAAAGTCTCCTCTGAGTTCTGTCAAGTTCAGTTTTGTCATCTTTCAAGTTCCATGTATGAGACACCAGTAAACAAAGATAAATGACAATTTTTGTTCTTACCAAGAACATGACAACTTCATGAACCACTTACAATTAaagcatatatttaatattttgttttttatgaatatCATTAGGACACATCTGACTTCTAGAATactggattctttttctccctcttacaTCATTTAGCTAACCTATGAAAGAGAAATGAGGTTATCCGACACAAGCATGCGTTGGCTGCCGAATTATATTCAaatagaaaaactataaaattagatGTAcctttatgatatttatttaggggcacctaggtggctcagtcagtttagcgtctgacttcggctcaggtcgtgatctcacagctcatgagttcaagtcccgcatcgggctctgtgctgacagcttggaacctggagcctgcttcagattctccctctctctctgcccctaacccacttgtatcctgtctcctgtctctctcaaaaataaataaacattaaaaaaatttttttggggggcgcctgggtggcgcagtcggttaagcgtccgacttcagccaggtcacgatctcgcggtccgtgagttcgagccccgcgtcgggctctgggctgatggctcagagcctggagcctgtttccgattctgtgtctccctctctctctgcccctcccccgttcatgctctgtctctctctgtcccaaaaataaataaacgttgaaaaaaaaaaaattaaaaaaaaaatttttttttttaaataagtatgttTAAGCTTTTGATTTTCTACATGCTGTTGTTTGCAGGTGTAAAATATTAGACCGACATTTGGTAATATTATCCAAGAAACATCTGGAGACCAAATTTCTGAAGCTGAATGTGGAAAAAGCACCTTTCCTTTGTGAGAGACTGCGTATCAAAGTCATTCCCACACTAGCACTggtaaaagatggaaaaacacaAGATTATGTTGTTGGATTTACTGACCTAGGAAATACAGATGACTTCACCACAGAAACTTTAGAATGGAGGCTGGGTTGTTCTGATATTCTCAATTACAGGTAACTTTTAgcaaaacaattttaattcaCATATTCAGTTGatgtttttagagaagtttttttATGTCAACATTTATGGAGCTaagttttctgaaacaaaaagtttcacaaatgaaaaatgtatttcttaaagtaCATTATTACTTTAAACAAAATCTATTAGATCTTAAAACAAAATCCATTAGAGATAAAATTGAGTCTTGGAGTATACCTAGCTATAAAAGTTTTCAACCTAACAGATCTTATTGTATTAGTCTAGAAACCCAAAATGACATTGAACATCAGATTTTTTAATGTAGCTATTCTTGTCTTGTAGAATCTGATAAAATGTATAATCTGGTATCTGTGATTAGCTTAAATGACTTACCATGAAGAACAGTCTCAATTTGAAAACAATCAAAAATGCAACTTCCATTTTTCATTCATCTCCTTGTCTGCTTCTCTAAGTAATTTATCTAATTCCATAAATCAGCATATCATCTAGTCTTCTGTGCCTGTTTTTGATTTGCAAAATTAacagataaaattatataattatcattCCACAGTCCTAGTGCCTTTCAGTAAGTAGAaagttctctcctctttttcctccccctttttctctgaaTCTCCCCTACACATGCCTAAATTATCCCTACATTGGAATTTTAGGTTTTACTTTTCTTAATactaagtaaaacatttttttgaaatgaattttgaaatgatttcaaacTTTAAACAAGTTCGAAACTAGTACAAAGAATTCTCATAGACCTTTTGCCCATATTTCtcgttttaaaaattttacatttgctttatcatttttctgAATACATAAATACTGTTTTCAAAACCATTTGAGGAGGAGTTGGAGATGTATCGTCCCTATACTCCTAAATATTTCCTTGTGTATTTTCTAATAAAGACTTTTTCTTATATAACCACAGTACAGTAATTAAGACGAGAGgtgttttataatatatagaCCTTACTCAGATTCTACCtttgtcccaataatgtcctGCATACTAAAATGTTGCGTGTAGTTACTGTGTATTTTTAGTTCCATTAACCTGTGACAACTTGTTGTCATTTTTcaatactttaacatttttgaagagtacatgttatttattttgtagagcatccctcaatttgggtttgtctcaTGTTTCAAGATTAGGTTTGGACTATGCATTTTTCATAGGTACATGATGGAAGAGATGTTATATTCCTTCTCAGTGTATTGTAGCAGGAGGTATAGGATGGTTTGTTTCATTTCTGGTGGTAATAACTGAGCACTGGTTAACCAGTTGTCTACCAACCCAAATGATGATTTAGGAAGAACTTTTCCATATTACACATTAattcactttttcatttatttatattagaaatgGGCAGTGGCTTATCTTATCCATTGGGTTATATTTGGTTACTAGTATTATTTACTCTGAAGCCCAGATTGCCCAGTGTGGTCAGTGAGAGCCCCTCTTATGGagccttctttgtcttttccatgTGTCTCAATAGTTCTTTAAGTACTTGCTTTCTGGTGCAAATAAGATGTCTTAGAGAGGGACTCATGTAGTACTTTCCCTAGAATTGGCTGTTTCTTCAGGGAACCATGGTTCCTCTCAGTGGAAATGATATTTCAAAAAGATGCCAGACATCTTCtcagatatttttgaaagaagttgttttctcatttcatatATTTCTCAAGCATCATTGAAGTTTCATACCAATTCCAGGTTAATGATAATGAATTCCATGAGTTTTCTTGATGTTTATCTAAACATTATAAGATATTAAACAGGATCAAACCAGCCGTAACAAGCTATCAGAAATAGAGCACCATTTTCCTGTGTCATTCTTACAGTGACAAGAATCTAATCCAAGTTCAGCATATCCaaaacagatggaaaaacaatttcatttccttctatgCTTTTCAGTCAGAAATTCTATTGGTACATCCTCTGAGATGTTAATCAGTAATTAAtgctaaaggagaaaataaaacattgatatAAGAGACTTAGTAATACAAAATAAGGTTTAAAACTTTtaaccataggggcgcctgggtggcgcagtcggttaagcgtccgacttcagccaggtcacgatctcgcggtccaggagttcgagccccgcgtcgggctctgggctgatggctcggagcctggagcctgtttccgattctgtgtctccctctct
This genomic interval carries:
- the TXNDC9 gene encoding thioredoxin domain-containing protein 9 gives rise to the protein MEANTSVDMFSKVLENQLLQTTKLVEEHLDSEIQKLDQMDEDELERLKEKRLEALRKAQQQKQEWLSKGHGEYREIPSERDFFQEVKESKKVVCHFYRDSTFRCKILDRHLVILSKKHLETKFLKLNVEKAPFLCERLRIKVIPTLALVKDGKTQDYVVGFTDLGNTDDFTTETLEWRLGCSDILNYSGNLMEPPFQSQKKFGTNFTKLEKKTIRGKKYDSDSDDD